CAGACAACTGGGAGCTTTTACCCTTTGTGAACTCCCACCtacaaaacattactgatgcACAACGGTAACGGATGATAAATTCACCTTTGGAAGCCTTCATTTACAtgcttttattgcatttttttattgtttcttgattttgattaaaaaagtgTGTTTCTTGTTTATAGGTATATAACATCATtgtatataaacataaataatatttgacTAAAAGTCCAATAAAGTGTTTTTGagcacatacattttttatttcatgtgatGTGCATGCACTCATTTTCTGCTGctcacaaaatcaacacaaggTATTTCAACAATTATTTCGTGAAAACCAAGGatcaaaataatatttctttttaaatttaaGAAAGCAATATACACAACAACAAGAATGAAATTTCAAGTTGATTGACGTACGTTTAAGAACACATTAATTATGTGAatcattgatttaaaaacatccTGGTAATATCATGTCTTCCACACAGTGTGGTCCAGCAAAACATTCAACCAATGACTGAAGGTCAAATGCACTTTCTGAAACCGTAAAGCAGTTCATTTTTTTGCCGTATTCATTAAACCGTATCCTAGAAGAGCAGGTGCCCTCCATGACCACATAAAACAGAGTGAGTTGTGTCCTCTCACTTTGAAAGACCCTCAAAGTTGGGCTCTGTGGCAGCTGGAAGTGCAGTTTGACTGTTCAACAGTTTGTCCATGATGCCAATTTCAGCATCCCTTTTTGCAACCTCCTCCTGTGGTGTCCAAGACATGTCATATTGAAGTTTGTAAGCACTAAGAAACTTGTGCGGGCAACTGGAACCCCACTCCTgcaaaacattgaaataaatgtcttacatttttaacatacaGAAACTTCACCATTTACTGTGCAATTGTTTCATATTCTGCTAAATCCAACTTAAAGACGTTCTCAGACATTCTCTCAACATGTCAATGAACTCACCTTTGGAGACAGAATTGAGAAGTAGCGCTGTCCAGATTCACGCATGTAAAGATAGTACATGTTTCCTGGTTTCTTCACAACATTGCAGGCTGCATGGTGAAGCTCAGCATCTTTCTTGGCATCTTCCAACACCTCAAGCGTTTTAAAGAAATTATCTTTTATATCTCtttttgatatgttttattGGTTTAAAGGTTTCTAACAACtggatttatttgatttttttataatacatCTTTGTTACAAATATATCATCAGCGCTGCTGCCAATAGAAGGCCAGGAAatcattgtaaaataaaattgatcTGATTTTTGATAACCATTAACCTTTCTTGCTTGTTCCTGAAGGTATCTTATCTGGTCAGCAATGACTGTGAGTTTGTTGCAAGCATTTGCTCTGATAAACTCATCACCCTGAAAAGAACAGAAGACTACAATGAATAtttctgaatcatttaaacccattaaaaccCAAACAAATTGTGCCATGTGATGATCATTTTAAAACGAgttaaataaacagtaaaaactaatcattttttaacaaaaaaaagttcAAGGAGCAGTTTCACTTCTCGGACACAAGATCAATACAGGGTTAAATATCACTTACCTTCTGTACTTGTTGTGCAAGAGTAACCAGATCCATGGGATCCCCCACCCGGTTAGTTTGATAGGGACTAACCAGCACTACTCCACTCGGGTTACTGCTGGTCTCCACCAATGTAACTATAATATAGTAGCATATTAATATTGAACTCAGATCAGTTTATTAATGCACATTTCTGTAAAGATGAGTGAACAATCATGACtcccaaaaatgtaatatacacAGCTTATCCATATGCACATTAATGTATATCACCTACTCACCACTGCAATATATCTATCCACAACAATGCATATGTTTTATAAGAACAATGCAAATTCCAATTACACACGAGACAGAGGTGGTGAACTTAGGTAACCGTTTACTATGTCGCAGGTTGGATAAGCAAGCATTCATACAGAAAGTTAATTATTTTTGGTGGTAAAGAGTAAAGATCCAAGTCGTTTATTAAGGATAGAACGAATAATCTTTTGTCTCACCTGTTGTAGTTTTGTTGGTCTGGTGTGGTAAACTGACAGTTTCATCCATTTTCTAATTCAATATCTCTAAAACTTTGTAAACTGTTGGAAACTACCCCGAGCAGCTTCACCGGTGTCTTACAAAATTGAGCAAACATGAAGGGGGCGTTGCTGGGTCCTACTGTGTTTTCCTCTTCAAGCGGTAGTCCTAATAGATGCCTGTACAAAAATGGCCCTTATTTTGTCATAATAATTTTATAGAAATATTTCGTAGGGCAAAAAACTGTCGCatgtatacaatattttttcttgaattatattttacattttggaaGATAAAGTGATTTTAGAAGGCAAACCAATCGAAAATTAAAAGGAAAACCAATCGTGCATGTATAGAGATCGCATACCTTTAAACCGTTAAGTCACGTGTCTAGACTGTAGCAACGTGACTTTTATGTAGTTGTGAAAGAACAGTAGTTGAACTTATAAAACCATAAAGCGCACATTTTTGCCATAaaatcatctacatttaaaCCCATTGCTGTAATTTCAGGACAGTCTACACAGAGAGTCTACAGTGGCCAAATTTAAAACGCTATTCTGTTTCTACTTTTAGtcatacatatataatatacatttcgTTATTTGTATTCACTCCCAAATATCCCAAAATCTGACCTACTAATATAAAATAGTCTATTTTAACTATaattttcatttgtgaaaatgtaaagcCTTTGTAAACCATCAAGAGAAAAACATGCAGTGGCTACTCGCACGCGCAAAATGTTATTCTTTCTAATGATTTATTAACAGCCTTTAATGATAaaagattatttatttttagaagtCTGAAAGTGAACTTTTAAGTACAGTATTTATATTCGTTTAAGAATTGTTCACCTAAAActacaaatcatttatttatttaaatatcttTTTGGGGTGAAAACTATTGATATTGACTTCACAAAATGTCTATAGAGTAACCCAGTAAAGTATTATTCTTAAgaggaaaaaacattttatttttactatgtCAGCCTCGTGTTTTTGTTGGAGCTGTGACTTTGATGTTCTGCAGAGTTAATATTTTGAACCTTGTTGAGACCAAAATGTATGCATCCGTTGTTGCTTCCCAAATTCACAGTTTCCCAAAGTTTCAGACCCCAAAATCCCGAAGCTCCACCCTCTCTGCAGACTTCAGCTGAGCGTCCGACACCAAACCGAGCTCTACCTCACAGGCCCGGGGTCGCCAAGATGTGGAGCGCACGGTCCCTGATCATTATCCTGTCCGTTTTACATTTCACCTTCAGTGAAACCCAAATCAGCGCAATACTTGAGCCACACGATCTGCTTTTTGACAATGCAGTGGAGGCGTATTATAAACAGGACTGGCTGGCTGTGATTCTGAATATGGAGAAAGCTTTGCGGAATAAAGGAACGGTGCGTAAAGTCCAGACGCAGTGCCGCTTATCCTGCGCGGATCGGGACGCTTTCGGGGATCCTTTTCCAGGTCTCGGTGTCCCGATCCCTGGAGCCGGTCCCGTGGAGGATTTAGCGTTTTTCCAGAGGATTCTCAAACGGGCCGAATGTGTGAATGCATGTGAAAGCGAGAAACTGGGACCACCGACACTTCATAAAGTTAGCGAGACTGTAGAGCTGGAGTTTAAGAAGCGGACGCCTTATAACTACCTGCAAGTGGCTTATTTTAAGGTAAACGAGTGTACTGAAATGACAAAAAGTGTATTATGATAAAGAAAGATCACTGCGTCTTGTTGGAAGCGTCACTTTGCATCATTTCGAAAAACTAACGATACGTTTCGTGTCTGTTACATTATTGCATTGCATGCACGCGCATAAAGTTTCACCATATCAAGTTATATCCCGTGCAAATGTTTTATAATGAATGATGATATCACTGAATGGTTAAATGTATGAGAAGCGCTTCTGGGCTTCCCCAACCCCCCCCAAACTCACTTCGCTGTGCCACGTCTTTAGGTGGAGCCTTGCGAACTTCTCGCGTGCTTCCAGAACTCCCACTAGGCGCACTAAAACACCAAAAGGAGGGATGCAAAACGGAGAGACACTTTTTTAGTGGATTCCTATGAAACAGGCTTTTCATTTATGAGTTTAGAGCATGCATGCTAATACTAGAATACAATCCCCTTCTTTGGTTTTATACTAACATATTACTGCTCCTGTtgctcaattggtagagcagTCTGATAGtataaggtcatgggttcgataccCAGTGAACATACATAGGCTACTGAtacttttatactgtaaatatatactgtaagtcaTGCTTGTCAAATGCCTAGATGTAGCACCATAGACAAATTTAACAAACCCCTGTGAAAAGTAAACACACATCACCGTGGGGACTTGCCAATaaattctattgtttttatactgaACAAATAGTATCCTCTATGCCCCAACcctacattttcaaataagcaCCATTTATATGCTTATTATTCCATTTCCCTTCAGGTGTTCTCAGGTGtaaccagtggtgtaaagtattggagtaaatgcaattacttaagtatctttttggctactttgtagatgtactgagtattaaagatattagcaacttttattctctacttgactacatttttgaacaagtatatgtgaccctggacaacaaaaccagtcttatgggtcaatttttcgaaattgcgatttttacataatctgaaagctgaataaataaactttctgtagatatatgagttgttagaataggacaatatctggctgagatacaaccgtttaaaactctggaatctgagagcgcaaaaaaatcaaaatattgagaaaatcgcctttgaagttgttaatcaggggcactgtggcagaccatccactcacaaaaatacagtttttatatatttaaggcaggaaatttacaaaatatcttcatggaacatgatctttacttaatatcctaatgatttttggcataaaagaaaaatcgattattttgacccacacaatgtatttttgtcttttactaaaaatgttcccgtgctacttaagactggttttgtgatccagggtcacatatgtactctttactccactacatttgtaatgactaatgcaattacacattacattttgcatggcacctatcgtTTTTTGCagctgtttatttttgctacagaataattaatattgccatttacagggcattgaaggtactatatattgtggattttgccctaattTACCAAAACtggtcaacatggcttcttgatgtgaatacgagtgcagtatcaggtgtcaatcgctggcggtttatatgtgaactgaggacatgactgcagctggcgatgaggcgaaaaccagcatgtccagtgcaaaaaggctttgactttttaattttacttaacattattttatttatccgttatattgaagagacatttgaaggagtttggtttacttatgagcacttgagcttaaatgagacttgggtgtttgtaatagacgtacagtaggttatggtgtcgaccatgattttttgcaattttgaggtgttcagtcttattatgattcaagaaaataaatgcgattgctctcctcacgaatcaactgtttctagtttttcactgaaatgtctcttaagtgttctttgagcctacattcagtacgagtaaaatactcaagtactgttcaaatcagatactggGATTGGTGACTTGTCACTTGTAACGGAGTAAttttcgctgcaaggtatctgtacttttacttaagtatggttttcaggtactctttacacctctgggtGTAACTCACACGCCTGACACTTAATGTTTACCAGCAAAcgtataaattaaatgaatgttttcatCGCTGTATATTTGCAGATAAACAAGCTTGACAAGGCCGTGGCAGcggcaaatacattttttattgcaaACCCCGACCATGTGGAGATGAAACAGAACTTGGAGTACTACAGTCTGATGGCTGGGGTGCAGCATGCGGATTTCAAGGATTTAGAGGAGAAACCACACATGGTAAGAATCCGAATATTAATCCGGGTGGATGGATAGATGCATACTGTATGACACAGTGTTATACAATATAGGCCACattatagtaaatataaaagtaCCTGCAATGCATACTGTAccattataaatacaaaattcacAACGGAATGTATTGCGTGGATTTCAAATACCCTGTATGGTCTTCTCTCTGCtaggtttttaaatatatattatttttaggtACTTAGGTATATATGAGGCATTTTTCcccatgtaaacaaacatttacagtgTAAACCAAGTGAAATATGTTCATAATCTTGAGCTGTACTTGACTCTTATTTCAGACTGAATTTATAGAAGGCAAGATGCAGTACAGTATGGAGAAGTTCGCACCAGCCATTGAGCACTTTGAGGCGGCCGTTGAAGAATATTTCACTGCTTATGAGGAGTGCAGGGTTCTCTGTGAGGGAGCGTTCAGCTACGACAATTACATGGAGTATAACGCCGACCTCTTTCAGGCAATGACAGGTAGGTGCATTTCTCTTCGATCGCACCTAAGAAAGTTATGTATTTTCATTGCTTCATGCCACACTTATATTATTgcattcatgtgtttttatgtgctTTGATTCCAGATCATTATCTTCATGCTTTGAACTGTAAACAGAACTGCGCTGTAGATTTGGCTTCAAACGTTGGAAGAGAGAAACCTTTCGAAGATTTTCTCCCATCGCACTTTAACTACCTTCAGTTCTCCTACTATAACAGTACGACACATTCTGCGCCCGACCCATATATCAGTTTGGGAGACATTCCCCAACATTTCTCAAATGGGAGACATTTAAATTCGCTCTCTGTTTGTTTCTGTCCCAGGTGAAAAATATGAACAAGCCATTGAATGTGCCAAAACGTACCTGCTGTTTCACCCTGAGGATGAGGTGATGGTGCAGAACTTGGCGTACTATTCTGCTGTGCTGGGAGAAGATAAAGCCGCAAACATCTCAGCCAGAGAGGTACACACCACACACTGTCCTGATGCATGAGCGTGCTTGTCTTTCACAGCCAAACGGACACTAAACACAGTTTACGAGTCATTTCAACAATTCTAACCAGACGATTAGATGAAGAAAGTTAAGACccaaacaacaataaaatgcaTCTTATACATCGTAGACCGTGTCACCTTAGAATGCTCACCAACATCTGACGGTGTATACAAACTGTAATGTAAAAGATTGAAAGGGATTCACCCCAAATAagaaaaatgtgacattttttcaTCCTCACGTCATTCGAAACAAGTTTTAGATGGTCAGAAACGTCACAATATCAGTTTAACATAGAAATTCATCATGAGTGTTTCTTCTCGTTTCAGATTGTAAAGCAGTACATTAATAGGTCTGTGTTGGAAAAAGAGCTTCTTTATTTCGGCTATGAAATATTTGGTAAACCCTTTGTTGATCCGGTAAGTATCTCAATGTGTGTCCCAGCATTTAACATAcgtatttgtttttattcacaagtGATAATCTCATCTTTATCTCATTCTGTCTCAGGACACGTGGACTCCAGAAAACATCATGCCTAAGAAActtaaagacaaacaaaagtaaaatacACGTTTCTTTCAGACAGTACGATTTCCCACGGTGAAACCCTCGTCTGACTCGTCGTTGTGTCTCTTGCAGGGCAGATAAAGAAACCGCCGCGAGGATTACAGAAGAGATCGGAAATCTGATGAAAGAGATCGAGACGCTT
This portion of the Triplophysa rosa linkage group LG20, Trosa_1v2, whole genome shotgun sequence genome encodes:
- the lg20h1orf50 gene encoding uncharacterized protein C1orf50 homolog, which encodes MDETVSLPHQTNKTTTVTLVETSSNPSGVVLVSPYQTNRVGDPMDLVTLAQQVQKGDEFIRANACNKLTVIADQIRYLQEQARKVLEDAKKDAELHHAACNVVKKPGNMYYLYMRESGQRYFSILSPKEWGSSCPHKFLSAYKLQYDMSWTPQEEVAKRDAEIGIMDKLLNSQTALPAATEPNFEGLSK
- the p3h1 gene encoding prolyl 3-hydroxylase 1, coding for MWSARSLIIILSVLHFTFSETQISAILEPHDLLFDNAVEAYYKQDWLAVILNMEKALRNKGTVRKVQTQCRLSCADRDAFGDPFPGLGVPIPGAGPVEDLAFFQRILKRAECVNACESEKLGPPTLHKVSETVELEFKKRTPYNYLQVAYFKINKLDKAVAAANTFFIANPDHVEMKQNLEYYSLMAGVQHADFKDLEEKPHMTEFIEGKMQYSMEKFAPAIEHFEAAVEEYFTAYEECRVLCEGAFSYDNYMEYNADLFQAMTDHYLHALNCKQNCAVDLASNVGREKPFEDFLPSHFNYLQFSYYNSEKYEQAIECAKTYLLFHPEDEVMVQNLAYYSAVLGEDKAANISAREIVKQYINRSVLEKELLYFGYEIFGKPFVDPDTWTPENIMPKKLKDKQKADKETAARITEEIGNLMKEIETLVEEKSKESFDIGRTVKDEIKSAPTSASNSLPFDDITISMTSAALNGSQRVVLDGVTTYDECQELHSLSKAAALQGDEYKAKPSPLSQNEMFQELPVLKALQFGREGVVPLKSAQGFFNLTEKIRKVLESHFGLQSPLYFSSSNLVCRSVVVGKQEGHENGCLLVSELNECIKDPSAFSHGDYSAVLYLNQDFEGGDFFFTGPDAKTVTAVVKPQCGRVVAFGAGQENLHGVTSLTKGQRCAVAIRFTLDPHSSEKERLQAEELLKTLSNPATPDIQKTEDNNETKTSEPEVVVTPAETSEQDDKTSKPAETSETTGEQNTKAAEKKTNNKADKKSEKPKAKASKKPAKTEGQTKVKAVKTKSTATKKKKSKTANKTKPKTTEEKPPAKKKATGKNTSNDQKTKSKSTEPQNSKAEEDKDEL